The sequence TGGAACAAAAACTGTTATTGATAAAAAAGATATGATGATGCTATGTCCTAATTGTGGACAAATGCATTATTCAAGAATTGCACCAGCAATAATAGTTGCAATAAATAATAATGGAAAATTACTCATGGCAAAGCATAGTTACCATGAAAAAATAAACTATGCACTTATTGCAGGATTTGTAGAAGCTGGAGAAACAATTGAAGAAGCAGTTCATCGTGAAGTAACAGAGGAAGTAGGTATAAAAGTAAAAAATGTACAATATGTGAAAAGTCAATCATGGCCATTTCCTAATTCACTCATGCTAGGATTTACAGCAGATTATGATGGTGGAGAAATTAAGGTTGATGGTGATGAAATATTAAAAGCAAAATGGTTTGATAAAGAAGATATAGAAGTGCCTCAATCTGATATGAGTATTTCCTCATGGCTTATAAATAACTATCTTAAAACACATTAATTTAATATATTATTTA is a genomic window of Methanosphaera sp. WGK6 containing:
- the nudC gene encoding NAD(+) diphosphatase, which codes for MIEESIYNNYKIDFSENHPITGESYYFIFNKNRELYLNDDESIPCADETFLEKFDKNFILYIGTYNDKPCYTVNVKTDTSFTQLKTVYDKNWKIYQMATRAVLINDWYKSHQYCGQCGTKTVIDKKDMMMLCPNCGQMHYSRIAPAIIVAINNNGKLLMAKHSYHEKINYALIAGFVEAGETIEEAVHREVTEEVGIKVKNVQYVKSQSWPFPNSLMLGFTADYDGGEIKVDGDEILKAKWFDKEDIEVPQSDMSISSWLINNYLKTH